One Pseudomonas brassicacearum genomic region harbors:
- the iaaH gene encoding indoleacetamide hydrolase codes for MNNRDLQWGSNDSQGISVKTRLSCLAIGLMAASAGVSASDIPKDFYLMSAEQTAQAICAKKVSSQSVVSYWLGRIGAHPELNAFISLNPKRALSEARAADARLAKGEQCLPLGGVPIAIKDNIQVIGFTNTAGTPALVNFFPKVNAPIIDKLQAAGAIVIGKTNMHELSFGATGYNTAFHLPRLIGVRNAFDNSRIAGGSSSGSAAALGARLIPIAMGTDTGGSSRAPCALNGCVGFRPTVGRYSSVGITPISTSRDTAGPMANSVGDIILLDSILSGASLLKPIPAHHIRLGIPDFFWADLEPEVSAQANAAVEKLRSSGVEIVSVSMPGMGQLASAVATPVAIMEARKALTDYLKSQSTGVSFETLATKISSPDVQGIFSAMVVPGNVVGSDGKMIPGGPAYAQAIKTGIPALLALYKKTFEENKLDALLFPTVPEVAIKAGPDAGTPQKFGRIIRNTDPSSNVKMPGLSIPVGVGKESGLPVGMEIDGLPGTDAQLLAIGRTLESIWGPGPLSPIAH; via the coding sequence ATGAATAATCGAGACCTGCAGTGGGGATCGAATGATTCGCAAGGAATATCCGTGAAGACCAGACTCTCTTGCTTAGCGATCGGCCTTATGGCAGCAAGCGCTGGCGTATCGGCGTCGGACATACCGAAAGACTTCTACTTGATGAGCGCTGAGCAGACGGCACAAGCCATCTGCGCGAAGAAGGTTTCCAGTCAATCGGTTGTCAGCTACTGGCTGGGCCGCATTGGCGCGCATCCCGAGCTCAACGCTTTCATTTCTTTAAACCCAAAGAGAGCCTTGAGCGAGGCCCGTGCTGCTGATGCGCGACTCGCTAAGGGTGAGCAGTGCCTTCCCTTGGGTGGCGTCCCTATAGCGATAAAGGACAACATTCAGGTCATTGGTTTTACGAACACAGCCGGTACTCCAGCTCTCGTTAATTTCTTTCCGAAGGTAAATGCGCCGATTATCGATAAGCTTCAGGCCGCAGGCGCCATTGTGATCGGCAAGACCAATATGCATGAGCTCTCGTTTGGCGCTACCGGTTACAACACTGCCTTTCATCTTCCACGGCTGATCGGTGTACGCAATGCGTTTGATAACTCTCGCATTGCCGGTGGTTCGTCATCGGGGAGTGCCGCCGCCCTGGGGGCTCGGTTGATTCCGATCGCAATGGGAACGGACACAGGTGGCTCAAGCCGTGCGCCCTGCGCGTTGAATGGCTGTGTTGGATTTCGCCCAACGGTTGGGCGATACAGCAGTGTAGGCATCACACCTATTTCGACCAGTCGCGATACGGCAGGTCCAATGGCCAACAGCGTCGGAGATATCATACTGCTGGATTCGATTCTCAGCGGTGCCTCTCTTCTGAAGCCAATACCTGCCCATCATATTCGACTGGGCATTCCAGATTTTTTCTGGGCTGATCTAGAACCGGAAGTCTCGGCACAAGCTAACGCCGCTGTAGAGAAGCTCCGCAGTTCGGGAGTAGAGATCGTCTCAGTCAGCATGCCGGGTATGGGGCAATTGGCATCAGCTGTGGCAACGCCAGTTGCGATAATGGAAGCGCGTAAGGCCCTGACTGACTACCTGAAATCACAATCCACCGGAGTGTCATTCGAAACCCTGGCCACCAAAATTTCGAGTCCCGACGTCCAAGGTATTTTCTCGGCTATGGTGGTGCCTGGTAATGTCGTTGGGTCTGATGGAAAGATGATTCCTGGCGGCCCGGCTTATGCGCAAGCGATCAAGACGGGTATCCCAGCCTTGCTAGCTCTCTATAAAAAGACATTCGAGGAGAACAAGCTCGATGCTCTTCTGTTCCCCACGGTTCCAGAGGTGGCAATCAAGGCCGGCCCTGACGCCGGAACGCCTCAAAAATTTGGTCGGATTATTCGAAATACCGACCCGAGCAGCAACGTGAAGATGCCTGGTCTTAGTATTCCCGTAGGTGTTGGGAAAGAGTCCGGACTTCCAGTAGGAATGGAGATTGACGGATTGCCTGGAACGGATGCCCAACTTCTGGCAATCGGTCGCACGCTTGAGTCGATCTGGGGGCCTGGCCCACTTTCGCCCATCGCACACTGA
- a CDS encoding carbohydrate porin, protein MNAISLVAGTSARRFCVTAGLALGSMANSAWADSSTTDSSPVKAHLIVIDLMLENLNTGPRPHTFANAGAVFAGADFDMSKIMGLTGGTFQFEYTFFPWMRNEGQPTANAWQGATGSALGGAAMRNDIDKGYLSKFEYQQMLLDNHLEIDVGRSNPKRHFYIINCENWVTCNDPIIENTTGILPYPYGSWGGYSRYSFDNGQYIHAGAFESNPTHYIKRTKGWNWDPGDASGITWLAGIGAQKNFAQTPLAYHYELNSFYNTSEQTDILDGSTRRGSSGLIYRFMQTLSREGGSSAGNPDKAWQVFGAWTWSADDLQPFEHFVEAGVTRVGPFGRPQDSVSLKASYLRLGDKQVQYQHDQRLLATGVDQGVSKGESRVELNMVWQATPYLALQPSVQYVFNPSNFYNPQAEASSNGAVVGLQIVYNLGSQIGL, encoded by the coding sequence ATGAACGCGATCTCACTCGTCGCAGGTACTTCTGCGCGCCGATTTTGTGTAACCGCTGGTTTGGCTTTGGGTAGTATGGCGAACTCGGCATGGGCCGATTCGTCGACCACAGACAGTAGTCCAGTCAAGGCACACCTGATCGTTATCGATCTGATGCTGGAGAACCTTAACACTGGACCTCGTCCCCATACATTCGCCAACGCTGGTGCAGTTTTCGCTGGCGCCGATTTTGACATGTCAAAAATCATGGGGTTGACAGGCGGCACGTTCCAGTTTGAATACACATTCTTTCCGTGGATGCGCAATGAAGGTCAGCCGACTGCTAACGCTTGGCAAGGAGCCACAGGTAGTGCACTAGGTGGCGCAGCTATGCGTAACGACATCGACAAGGGATATCTGTCGAAGTTTGAATACCAACAAATGCTGTTGGATAACCATCTTGAGATCGACGTTGGTCGTAGCAATCCTAAGCGGCATTTTTACATCATAAATTGCGAAAACTGGGTTACTTGTAATGACCCAATCATTGAAAACACCACCGGAATATTACCTTACCCATACGGTAGCTGGGGCGGTTACTCGCGTTACTCATTCGACAATGGTCAGTACATACATGCTGGCGCTTTCGAGTCCAACCCTACTCATTACATCAAACGCACCAAGGGGTGGAACTGGGACCCGGGCGACGCGAGTGGTATCACTTGGTTGGCAGGCATCGGTGCTCAAAAAAACTTCGCGCAGACTCCCTTGGCCTATCACTACGAGCTTAATAGTTTTTACAATACCTCCGAACAGACCGACATATTGGATGGCTCGACCCGTCGTGGAAGCAGCGGCTTAATTTACCGCTTTATGCAAACGCTATCTCGCGAAGGCGGTTCTTCTGCCGGAAACCCAGACAAAGCGTGGCAAGTATTCGGCGCATGGACTTGGAGTGCTGACGATCTACAGCCTTTCGAACACTTCGTGGAGGCAGGTGTAACCCGTGTTGGCCCATTCGGGCGCCCTCAAGATTCAGTCAGCTTGAAAGCGAGCTATCTACGTTTGGGAGACAAGCAAGTTCAATATCAGCATGACCAGCGACTTCTGGCCACCGGTGTTGACCAAGGAGTGTCGAAAGGAGAGTCGCGAGTAGAGCTCAACATGGTGTGGCAGGCGACACCTTATCTAGCACTCCAGCCAAGCGTGCAGTACGTGTTCAACCCCAGCAACTTCTACAATCCACAGGCCGAGGCTAGCAGCAATGGAGCCGTCGTCGGATTGCAGATAGTTTATAATTTGGGATCTCAAATTGGCCTTTAA
- a CDS encoding LysR family transcriptional regulator has translation MDIKDVDLNLLKVFDALRKKQSVTLAGDLMGLSQPAMSFALAKLRTLFDDPLFIRTSRGMQPTARALQIAEPVQRILEMVSSEVLPSTGFVPEHSDRQLVLCMSDIGEMVFLPRLMRMLDKTAPNLRIRTQALSSEQLEEGLDAGEVDAAIGYFPRLLNTSIRHRALYSHSFVCIVRNDHPTIGDSISAEQYQGAVHVAVQAEERGMSVLDRELAAHGVTRRVRFSLPRFMGVPFLVAESDMIATVPLAVGRRFAEITDVRLVRLPWDICGYDIHLYWHTRFHHDPANRWLRQSFIELLGAFYPSEQVII, from the coding sequence ATGGATATCAAGGACGTCGATCTCAACCTGCTGAAGGTCTTCGATGCGCTGCGCAAAAAGCAAAGCGTGACCCTGGCCGGTGATCTCATGGGCCTCAGCCAGCCTGCCATGAGTTTCGCCCTAGCCAAGCTACGCACGTTGTTCGACGATCCTTTGTTCATCCGGACCTCCCGCGGCATGCAGCCTACCGCCAGGGCCCTGCAGATCGCCGAGCCGGTGCAACGCATCCTGGAGATGGTCAGCAGCGAAGTGTTGCCGTCCACGGGGTTCGTCCCCGAACACTCCGACCGACAACTGGTGCTGTGCATGTCGGACATTGGTGAAATGGTGTTCCTGCCCCGACTGATGCGCATGCTCGACAAAACCGCGCCAAATTTGCGAATTCGCACCCAGGCCTTGTCGTCGGAGCAATTGGAGGAGGGGTTGGACGCCGGGGAGGTGGACGCGGCCATCGGCTATTTCCCGCGCTTGCTCAACACCTCGATCCGGCACCGGGCGCTGTACAGTCACTCATTCGTGTGCATCGTGCGTAACGATCATCCCACTATCGGCGACAGCATAAGCGCCGAACAGTACCAGGGGGCCGTGCACGTCGCGGTCCAGGCCGAAGAGCGTGGCATGAGTGTGCTGGACCGTGAACTGGCCGCCCATGGCGTCACGCGCCGGGTGCGTTTCAGCCTGCCACGGTTCATGGGCGTGCCGTTTCTGGTGGCCGAGTCCGACATGATCGCCACCGTGCCTCTGGCGGTCGGCCGCCGTTTCGCCGAAATCACCGATGTGCGCCTGGTCCGCCTGCCTTGGGACATTTGCGGTTACGACATCCACCTGTACTGGCATACGCGGTTCCACCATGACCCGGCGAATCGTTGGTTGCGTCAGTCCTTCATTGAGCTGCTTGGCGCCTTCTATCCCAGCGAGCAGGTGATAATTTAA
- a CDS encoding 5-carboxymethyl-2-hydroxymuconate Delta-isomerase: MPHFIAEYTDNIEQHVDLPGLFEQVHATLGDSGVFPLGDIRSRGVRLDTWRMADGKHDYAFVHMTLKVGHGRDLATRQAVAQRPFDVITAHFADLRAQRLLALSFEMVELHEQLNFKQNNVAPSSRHR; the protein is encoded by the coding sequence ATGCCCCACTTCATTGCTGAGTACACCGACAACATCGAGCAACACGTGGACCTGCCCGGCCTGTTCGAACAAGTCCACGCCACCCTGGGCGATAGCGGCGTGTTCCCGCTGGGCGACATCCGCAGCCGTGGCGTGCGGCTGGACACCTGGCGCATGGCCGACGGCAAACACGACTACGCCTTCGTACACATGACCCTCAAAGTCGGCCATGGCCGCGACTTGGCGACACGACAGGCCGTCGCCCAACGCCCGTTCGATGTCATCACCGCGCACTTCGCCGACCTGCGAGCCCAACGCCTGCTGGCCTTGTCGTTTGAAATGGTCGAATTGCACGAGCAGCTCAACTTCAAGCAAAACAATGTGGCGCCTTCCTCAAGGCACAGGTGA
- a CDS encoding helix-turn-helix transcriptional regulator, translated as MQINQMTMTSYELDLFAQVVWRLRTGGAGDDVRQQVLGDVTLLLRSDFGASYLWDSGLSRSTRCAAVNIDAQMLREYDKRIHVNDILTPALRSRRQAICVDDVISRRSLEQSELYAEFLKPCWMHHGVNIFFFNQGRDVGDLRIWRSVDQPAFGIRELSLLNALTPYFQKALAAEMPPKGALSPRERAVVEHVAAGRSDKEIARIMSIGFTTVRTHLKNAMIKTNSGNRTELAMRMGAH; from the coding sequence ATGCAAATCAACCAAATGACTATGACGAGTTATGAGCTTGACTTATTCGCTCAAGTCGTCTGGCGACTCCGCACAGGTGGCGCGGGTGACGACGTGCGTCAGCAGGTGCTTGGTGATGTTACGCTGTTACTGCGGTCAGACTTTGGAGCTTCGTACCTTTGGGATAGCGGACTGAGTCGATCGACCCGTTGCGCGGCGGTCAATATTGATGCGCAAATGCTTAGGGAGTATGACAAGCGAATTCACGTGAACGATATCTTAACACCGGCGTTGAGATCCAGGCGCCAAGCTATCTGTGTCGACGACGTGATCAGCCGGCGAAGCTTAGAGCAAAGTGAGCTCTACGCCGAATTCCTCAAGCCGTGCTGGATGCACCATGGAGTGAACATTTTCTTCTTCAACCAAGGTCGGGATGTGGGTGATTTGCGCATATGGCGTAGCGTCGATCAACCTGCGTTTGGAATTAGAGAGCTTTCACTGCTTAACGCGCTAACACCCTATTTTCAGAAAGCACTTGCAGCTGAAATGCCTCCTAAGGGTGCTTTGAGTCCACGAGAACGGGCTGTTGTAGAGCACGTTGCGGCAGGTAGGAGCGATAAAGAGATCGCCCGTATAATGTCCATAGGTTTCACCACGGTTCGAACTCATTTGAAGAACGCGATGATCAAGACAAACTCTGGTAATCGAACCGAGCTTGCCATGCGTATGGGCGCGCACTGA
- the hpaD gene encoding 3,4-dihydroxyphenylacetate 2,3-dioxygenase: MGEVVLAAKICHVPSMYLSELPGKHHGCREAAIAGHKEIGRRARELGADTAVVFDVHWLVNSAYHVNSGEHFKGVYTSNELPHFIKNMEYEYSGAPELGELIAAEANAVDVRTLTHNIPSLELEYGTLVPMRYMHMDVPQDQKLNVVSIAAWCAWHRLQDSFAFGAAVRRAIEKSDRKVLVLASGSLSHRFSDDRNAETNIHNWTREFDKQVDLHVVEMWRQGRWKEFCAMLPDYAEHCFGEGKMHDTAMLLGLLGGPDYTKPAEIITEPFGSSGTGQINAIFPV, encoded by the coding sequence ATGGGCGAAGTCGTCCTGGCCGCGAAAATCTGCCACGTCCCCTCGATGTATTTGTCGGAGCTGCCCGGCAAACACCATGGCTGCCGTGAGGCGGCGATTGCCGGCCACAAGGAAATCGGCCGGCGTGCCCGTGAACTGGGCGCCGACACCGCCGTGGTGTTCGACGTGCACTGGCTGGTCAACAGCGCCTATCACGTCAACAGCGGCGAGCACTTCAAGGGTGTCTACACCAGCAACGAGCTGCCGCACTTCATCAAGAACATGGAGTACGAATACTCAGGCGCCCCGGAACTGGGCGAACTGATCGCCGCCGAAGCCAATGCCGTCGACGTGCGCACCCTGACGCACAACATACCAAGCCTGGAACTGGAATACGGCACGCTGGTGCCCATGCGCTACATGCACATGGATGTCCCGCAAGACCAGAAACTCAACGTTGTGTCGATTGCCGCCTGGTGCGCCTGGCATCGCCTGCAAGACAGCTTCGCCTTCGGCGCCGCCGTGCGCCGGGCCATCGAAAAAAGCGATCGCAAGGTGCTGGTGCTGGCGTCCGGCTCGCTGTCCCACCGTTTCTCCGATGATCGCAACGCCGAAACCAACATCCACAACTGGACGCGGGAATTCGACAAACAGGTCGACCTGCACGTCGTCGAAATGTGGCGCCAGGGCCGCTGGAAAGAGTTCTGCGCGATGCTCCCGGACTATGCCGAACACTGCTTTGGCGAAGGCAAGATGCATGACACCGCGATGCTGCTGGGGTTGCTCGGCGGGCCGGATTACACCAAGCCCGCCGAGATCATCACCGAACCCTTTGGCAGCTCGGGCACCGGGCAGATCAACGCCATTTTCCCTGTTTGA
- a CDS encoding RES family NAD+ phosphorylase: MAKQRIEFSEGRATPATDLAASVTPVPAATLHVTLTVLVKGDVLHRVHQDKYQSDQFNPGVRGNARFSPIQDDQGRAIPTLYGGTTVDCALMETVFHDVPHTAGFKSFDKGKLAGQVHSAVQISQPLHLVDLSSVALRKLGVTRKQLIDTEKDQYPATRKWAETIHRQWSDVQGLS; encoded by the coding sequence ATGGCTAAGCAGCGTATCGAGTTCAGTGAGGGTAGGGCGACGCCTGCCACGGATTTGGCGGCGTCCGTCACTCCGGTGCCTGCGGCTACGCTGCACGTGACTCTCACGGTGCTTGTCAAGGGCGACGTGCTCCATCGTGTGCATCAGGATAAATATCAGTCAGATCAATTCAATCCCGGTGTACGCGGCAACGCACGCTTCAGCCCGATCCAGGATGATCAGGGCAGAGCGATTCCCACCTTGTATGGCGGCACGACAGTCGATTGCGCCTTGATGGAGACCGTTTTCCACGACGTTCCCCACACGGCTGGCTTCAAGAGTTTCGACAAAGGCAAGCTGGCTGGGCAGGTGCATTCTGCTGTTCAAATCAGCCAGCCGCTGCACCTGGTTGATCTGTCCAGCGTGGCGCTGCGTAAGTTGGGCGTCACGCGCAAGCAATTGATCGACACTGAGAAAGATCAGTACCCCGCGACACGCAAATGGGCTGAGACAATCCACCGTCAATGGTCTGATGTGCAAGGACTGTCATAG
- a CDS encoding MFS transporter — protein sequence MSTANTADTLATIARDRTHSAITWRLMPLLLICYLFAHLDRINIGFAKMQMSADLNFSDTVYGFGAGLFFIAYALFGVPSNMALDRVGPRRWIATLMVVWGALSTCMFLVDSASGFYVLRFLLGVAEAGFFPGILVFLNRWYPAGRRAQITALFAIAVPMAGVIGGPLSGGILEHFHDLGGLRGWQWMFVIEGAPVILLGLVVLKCLPDSFESVTWLTPAQKLQLREQLHSEEQRKSITSFSAILHNRQVWLLVAVYFAVMLAVNTLAFWMPTLIHGAGVGSDGKVGLLSAVPYLAGCFFMIGCGRSSDRHRERRWHLCMPLLMAAGGIALAGLAPANPTLVLGGLIIAGMGASAALPMFWQLPPAFLSNHTQAAGIALISSFGSIASFFAPYLIGWMRDTTHSASLALYALALLIALGGVLVLRTQAAIVNPH from the coding sequence ATGAGCACAGCCAACACCGCCGACACTCTTGCGACCATCGCCCGCGACCGCACCCACAGCGCCATCACCTGGCGGCTGATGCCGCTGTTGCTGATCTGCTACCTGTTCGCCCACCTAGACCGCATCAACATCGGCTTCGCCAAGATGCAGATGAGCGCCGACCTCAACTTCAGCGACACCGTCTACGGGTTCGGAGCCGGCCTGTTCTTCATCGCCTACGCGCTGTTCGGCGTGCCAAGCAACATGGCCCTGGACCGCGTCGGCCCACGGCGCTGGATCGCCACGCTGATGGTGGTGTGGGGCGCGCTGTCGACCTGCATGTTCCTGGTCGACAGCGCGAGCGGCTTTTATGTACTGCGCTTTTTGCTCGGCGTGGCCGAGGCGGGTTTCTTTCCGGGCATCCTGGTATTCCTGAACCGCTGGTACCCGGCCGGTCGGCGCGCACAAATCACTGCCTTGTTTGCGATAGCGGTGCCGATGGCCGGGGTGATCGGCGGGCCGCTCTCGGGCGGCATCCTCGAACACTTTCATGACCTGGGCGGCCTGCGCGGCTGGCAGTGGATGTTCGTGATCGAGGGCGCACCGGTCATCCTGCTCGGGCTGGTGGTGCTCAAATGCCTACCGGACAGTTTCGAGAGCGTCACTTGGCTGACACCTGCGCAAAAACTCCAACTGCGCGAACAACTGCACAGCGAAGAACAACGCAAATCCATCACCTCGTTTTCCGCGATTCTGCACAACCGGCAGGTGTGGTTGCTGGTGGCGGTGTATTTCGCGGTGATGCTGGCGGTCAACACCCTGGCGTTCTGGATGCCGACGCTGATCCACGGTGCCGGGGTCGGCAGCGACGGCAAGGTCGGCCTGCTCAGTGCGGTGCCGTACCTGGCCGGGTGCTTTTTCATGATCGGCTGCGGGCGCTCGTCTGATCGGCACCGCGAACGCCGCTGGCACCTGTGCATGCCGTTGCTGATGGCGGCGGGCGGCATTGCCCTCGCCGGGCTCGCCCCTGCCAATCCAACCCTGGTGCTGGGCGGCCTGATCATCGCCGGCATGGGCGCCAGTGCGGCGTTGCCGATGTTCTGGCAACTGCCGCCGGCGTTCCTGTCCAACCACACCCAGGCCGCCGGCATTGCCTTGATCAGCTCTTTCGGCAGCATCGCTTCGTTCTTCGCGCCCTACCTGATCGGCTGGATGCGCGACACCACCCACAGCGCCAGCCTGGCCCTCTACGCCCTGGCGCTGCTCATTGCACTCGGTGGCGTGCTGGTGCTGCGCACCCAGGCAGCCATCGTCAACCCTCACTAA